The Globicephala melas chromosome 20, mGloMel1.2, whole genome shotgun sequence genome contains a region encoding:
- the TMEM102 gene encoding transmembrane protein 102 produces MASAVWGSAPWWGPPPPAPARPLTDIDFCSGAQLQELTQLIQELGVQASWSEGPKPGPDLLQAKDFVFSLLGLVHRRDPRFPPQAELLLLRGGIREGSLDLGPAPLGPYARGPHYDAGFTLLVPVLSLDGTGQELQPDVGSCYAWLFLPEQVRGTSVREAWQDCLGPPVPGGRDSIHPAQSKETPKDPQISVDQLHGDVTEPEAHESLENSPSNVSVPELPQQDVTDIDFTSPMKKTNGDVTKAAEVSPVPQPSEAPEAWPTLCPAQVAAWFFASLAAVAESLFPVPGAPRLVHAARHAGVTTILVATPGPPRRLLLFDLIPVVSVAGWPQGARSHSWAGPLASESSSFYLVPGGGGTERPDAPGWQLCFARQELALKTRIPVPLLQAHAAAQALLRPLVAGTRVAAPYLLRTLLYWACERLPALYLARPENAGACCLGLLDELGRVLEAGTLPHYFLSGQKLRAGDGAASLLGALGLLRRDPALALRAAVEEAKAARKGGGLAGVGGGAH; encoded by the exons ATGGCTTCCGCGGTCTGGGGGAGTGCTCCCTGGTGGGGCCcaccgcccccagccccagcccggccGCTCACGGACATCGACTTCTGCTCTGGGGCGCAGCTACAAGAACTAACCCAGCTGATccaggagctgggtgtgcaggcgAGCTGGAGTGAAGGTCCCAAGCCAGGACCAGATCTCCTCCAGGCCAAggactttgttttctctttgcttg GTCTCGTTCACCGCCGGGACCCTCGCTTTCCTCCTCAGGCAGAGCTCTTGCTGCTTCGTGGCGGGATTCGCGAGGGCTCCCTGGATCTGGGGCCTGCGCCTCTAGGTCCCTACGCTCGGGGACCTCACTACGACGCCGGCTTCACACTCCTGGTGCCCGTGCTTTCGCTAGATGGCACTGGGCAGGAGCTGCAACCGGACGTGGGATCCTGTTACGCATGGCTCTTCCTCCCAGAGCAGGTACGCGGAACCTCGGTCCGGGAGGCATGGCAGGATTGCCTAGGACCCCCAGTCCCAGGAGGACGTGATTCGATCCACCCAGCCCAAAGCAAAGAAACTCCCAAGGATCCGCAAATCTCCGTGGACCAGCTACACGGTGACGTCACTGAGCCTGAGGCACACGAGTCTTTGGAAAACTCACCTAGTAATGTTTCAGTGCCAGAATTGCCTCAACAAGACGTAACCGATATTGACTTTACCTCACCAATGAAAAAAACGAATGGTGACGTCACCAAAGCAGCCGAAGTTAGCCCAGTGCCACAGCCGTCGGAGGCTCCGGAGGCATGGCCCACATTGTGCCCCGCCCAGGTGGCTGCCTGGTTCTTTGCTTCACTGGCTGCGGTCGCTGAGTCCCTGTTTCCGGTCCCGGGTGCCCCGCGCTTGGTCCACGCAGCCCGCCACGCGGGGGTCACCACCATCCTCGTGGCTACGCCCGGGCCCCCGCGCCGCCTCTTGCTTTTCGACTTGATCCCCGTGGTGTCCGTGGCCGGCTGGCCCCAGGGGGCTCGGAGCCACTCGTGGGCCGGCCCGCTGGCCTCGGAGTCGTCTTCCTTCTACCTGGTGCCCGGCGGCGGCGGCACAGAGCGGCCGGACGCCCCCGGCTGGCAGCTCTGCTTCGCCCGCCAAGAGCTGGCGCTCAAGACGCGCATACCCGTTCCCCTGCTGCAAGCGCACGCGGCGGCCCAGGCGCTGCTGCGCCCGCTGGTGGCAGGGACTAGGGTCGCGGCGCCCTACCTCCTGCGGACGTTGCTCTACTGGGCGTGCGAGCGGCTGCCCGCGCTCTATCTGGCGCGACCCGAGAATGCGGGCGCCTGCTGCCTCGGGCTGCTGGATGAGCTGGGCCGGGTGCTCGAGGCTGGGACGCTGCCCCACTATTTTCTGAGTGGCCAAAAGCTCCGTGCGGGGGACGGCGCCGCTTCGCTGCTCGGGGCGTTGGGCCTGCTTCGCAGGGACCCTGCCCTCGCCCTGCGCGCCGCTGTGGAAGAGGCCAAGGCTGCACGCAAGGGGGGCGGCTTAGCCGGCGTAGGAGGCGGGGCCCATTAA
- the FGF11 gene encoding fibroblast growth factor 11 isoform X2 yields the protein MAALASSLIRQKREVHEPGGSRPVSAQRRVCPRGTKSLCQKQLLILLSKVRLCGGRPARPDRCPEPQLKGIVTKLFCRQGFYLQANPDGSIQGTPEDTSSFTHFNLIPVGLRVVTIQSAKLGHYVAMNAEGLLYSSPHFTAECRFKECVFENYYVLYASALYRQRRSGRAWYLGLDKEGRVMKGNRVKKTKAAAHFVPKLLEVAVYREPSLHSVPETSPSSPPAPCRVVPGLEAPCSSHHHSLSPSPASGPALTPAATLMP from the exons ATGGCGGCACTGGCCAGCAGCCTGATCCGGCAGAAGCGGGAGGTCCACGAGCCCGGGGGCAGCCGGCCCGTGTCGGCGCAGCGGCGCGTGTGTCCCCGCGGCACCAAGTCCCTTTGCCAGAAGCAGCTCCTCATCCTGCTGTCCAAGGTGCGACTGTGCGGGGGGCGGCCCGCGCGGCCGGACCGCTGCCCGG AGCCTCAGCTCAAAGGCATCGTCACCAAACTGTTCTGCCGCCAGGGTTTCTACCTCCAGGCGAATCCCGATGGGAGCATCCAGGGCACCCCAGAGGACACCAGCTCTTTCA cccacttCAACCTGATCCCTGTGGGGCTCCGTGTAGTCACCATCCAGAGTGCCAAGCTGGGTCACTACGTGGCCATGAACGCTGAGGGGCTGCTCTACAGCTCG CCACATTTCACAGCTGAGTGTCGCTTTAAGGAGTGCGTCTTTGAGAATTACTATGTCCTGTACGCCTCTGCTCTCTATCGCCAGCGTCGTTCTGGCCGGGCCTGGTACCTGGGCCTGGACAAGGAGGGCCGAGTCATGAAGGGAAATCGAGTCAAGAAGACCAAGGCAGCCGCCCACTTTGTGCCCAAGCTCCTGGAGG TGGCTGTGTACCGGGAGCCTTCTCTCCACAGTGTCCCTGAGACCTCCCCTTCCagtccccctgccccctgccgtGTAGTCCCCGGACTGGAGGCTCCCTGCTCTAGCCACCACCACAGCCTGTCTCCCAGCCCTGCTTCTGGCCCTGCTCTCACCCCTGCTGCCACACTCATGCCCTGA
- the FGF11 gene encoding fibroblast growth factor 11 isoform X4 yields MAALASSLIRQKREVHEPGGSRPVSAQRRVCPRGTKSLCQKQLLILLSKVRLCGGRPARPDRCPAHFNLIPVGLRVVTIQSAKLGHYVAMNAEGLLYSSPHFTAECRFKECVFENYYVLYASALYRQRRSGRAWYLGLDKEGRVMKGNRVKKTKAAAHFVPKLLEVAVYREPSLHSVPETSPSSPPAPCRVVPGLEAPCSSHHHSLSPSPASGPALTPAATLMP; encoded by the exons ATGGCGGCACTGGCCAGCAGCCTGATCCGGCAGAAGCGGGAGGTCCACGAGCCCGGGGGCAGCCGGCCCGTGTCGGCGCAGCGGCGCGTGTGTCCCCGCGGCACCAAGTCCCTTTGCCAGAAGCAGCTCCTCATCCTGCTGTCCAAGGTGCGACTGTGCGGGGGGCGGCCCGCGCGGCCGGACCGCTGCCCGG cccacttCAACCTGATCCCTGTGGGGCTCCGTGTAGTCACCATCCAGAGTGCCAAGCTGGGTCACTACGTGGCCATGAACGCTGAGGGGCTGCTCTACAGCTCG CCACATTTCACAGCTGAGTGTCGCTTTAAGGAGTGCGTCTTTGAGAATTACTATGTCCTGTACGCCTCTGCTCTCTATCGCCAGCGTCGTTCTGGCCGGGCCTGGTACCTGGGCCTGGACAAGGAGGGCCGAGTCATGAAGGGAAATCGAGTCAAGAAGACCAAGGCAGCCGCCCACTTTGTGCCCAAGCTCCTGGAGG TGGCTGTGTACCGGGAGCCTTCTCTCCACAGTGTCCCTGAGACCTCCCCTTCCagtccccctgccccctgccgtGTAGTCCCCGGACTGGAGGCTCCCTGCTCTAGCCACCACCACAGCCTGTCTCCCAGCCCTGCTTCTGGCCCTGCTCTCACCCCTGCTGCCACACTCATGCCCTGA
- the FGF11 gene encoding fibroblast growth factor 11 isoform X3: MAALASSLIRQKREVHEPGGSRPVSAQRRVCPRGTKSLCQKQLLILLSKGFYLQANPDGSIQGTPEDTSSFTHFNLIPVGLRVVTIQSAKLGHYVAMNAEGLLYSSPHFTAECRFKECVFENYYVLYASALYRQRRSGRAWYLGLDKEGRVMKGNRVKKTKAAAHFVPKLLEVAVYREPSLHSVPETSPSSPPAPCRVVPGLEAPCSSHHHSLSPSPASGPALTPAATLMP, from the exons ATGGCGGCACTGGCCAGCAGCCTGATCCGGCAGAAGCGGGAGGTCCACGAGCCCGGGGGCAGCCGGCCCGTGTCGGCGCAGCGGCGCGTGTGTCCCCGCGGCACCAAGTCCCTTTGCCAGAAGCAGCTCCTCATCCTGCTGTCCAAG GGTTTCTACCTCCAGGCGAATCCCGATGGGAGCATCCAGGGCACCCCAGAGGACACCAGCTCTTTCA cccacttCAACCTGATCCCTGTGGGGCTCCGTGTAGTCACCATCCAGAGTGCCAAGCTGGGTCACTACGTGGCCATGAACGCTGAGGGGCTGCTCTACAGCTCG CCACATTTCACAGCTGAGTGTCGCTTTAAGGAGTGCGTCTTTGAGAATTACTATGTCCTGTACGCCTCTGCTCTCTATCGCCAGCGTCGTTCTGGCCGGGCCTGGTACCTGGGCCTGGACAAGGAGGGCCGAGTCATGAAGGGAAATCGAGTCAAGAAGACCAAGGCAGCCGCCCACTTTGTGCCCAAGCTCCTGGAGG TGGCTGTGTACCGGGAGCCTTCTCTCCACAGTGTCCCTGAGACCTCCCCTTCCagtccccctgccccctgccgtGTAGTCCCCGGACTGGAGGCTCCCTGCTCTAGCCACCACCACAGCCTGTCTCCCAGCCCTGCTTCTGGCCCTGCTCTCACCCCTGCTGCCACACTCATGCCCTGA
- the FGF11 gene encoding fibroblast growth factor 11 isoform X1 produces the protein MRVEGPGGSGRLGHPEGFCGSGSPAPASVLPLLRALDPFRLAELAWLGTNLPSSPPGVLAATSPVRPSVRPPPVTCTSRRELGTPPRPPTRLRNRVPRAQGTLCREELRHTKRLDTRTETGGRTIYEGVPGTRPQAPGEESCEEPQLKGIVTKLFCRQGFYLQANPDGSIQGTPEDTSSFTHFNLIPVGLRVVTIQSAKLGHYVAMNAEGLLYSSPHFTAECRFKECVFENYYVLYASALYRQRRSGRAWYLGLDKEGRVMKGNRVKKTKAAAHFVPKLLEVAVYREPSLHSVPETSPSSPPAPCRVVPGLEAPCSSHHHSLSPSPASGPALTPAATLMP, from the exons ATGCGAGTGGAGGGGCCTGGGGGTTCCGGACGCCTGGGTCACCCCGAGGGTTTCTGCGGCTCCggcagccccgcccccgcctcggTTCTCCCGCTCCTCCGAGCCTTGGATCCGTTCCGCCTCGCCGAGCTTGCCTGGCTCGGTACCAATCTGCCCAGCTCTCCCCCGGGTGTCCTTGCAGCTACCTCGCCAGTCCGCCCCTCTGTGCGCCCTCCTCCCGTGACCTGCACTTCAAGAAGAGAGCTGGGCACTCCCCCACGACCGCCTACACGGCTCAGAAATCGGGTCCCACGGGCTCAGGGGACCCTCTGCCGCGAGGAACTCAGACACACTAAACGGCTGGATACCCGCACGGAGACTGGGGGTCGTACCATCTACGAGGGGGTACCGGGAACTCGGCCGCAAGCGCCGGGGGAGGAGAGTTGTGAGG AGCCTCAGCTCAAAGGCATCGTCACCAAACTGTTCTGCCGCCAGGGTTTCTACCTCCAGGCGAATCCCGATGGGAGCATCCAGGGCACCCCAGAGGACACCAGCTCTTTCA cccacttCAACCTGATCCCTGTGGGGCTCCGTGTAGTCACCATCCAGAGTGCCAAGCTGGGTCACTACGTGGCCATGAACGCTGAGGGGCTGCTCTACAGCTCG CCACATTTCACAGCTGAGTGTCGCTTTAAGGAGTGCGTCTTTGAGAATTACTATGTCCTGTACGCCTCTGCTCTCTATCGCCAGCGTCGTTCTGGCCGGGCCTGGTACCTGGGCCTGGACAAGGAGGGCCGAGTCATGAAGGGAAATCGAGTCAAGAAGACCAAGGCAGCCGCCCACTTTGTGCCCAAGCTCCTGGAGG TGGCTGTGTACCGGGAGCCTTCTCTCCACAGTGTCCCTGAGACCTCCCCTTCCagtccccctgccccctgccgtGTAGTCCCCGGACTGGAGGCTCCCTGCTCTAGCCACCACCACAGCCTGTCTCCCAGCCCTGCTTCTGGCCCTGCTCTCACCCCTGCTGCCACACTCATGCCCTGA
- the CHRNB1 gene encoding acetylcholine receptor subunit beta isoform X2: MSTKVYLDLEWTDYRLSWDPEEHEGIDSLRITAESVWLPDVVLLNNNDGNFDVALDISVVVSSDGSVRWQPPGIYRSSCSIQNCTMVFSSYSYDSSEVSLQTGLGPDGQERQEVHIHEGTFIENGQWEIIHKPSRLIQPPVDPRGGGERRREAVTFYLIIRRKPLFYLVNVIAPCILITLLAIFVFYLPPDAGEKMGLSIFALLTLTVFLLLLADKVPETSLSVPIIIKYLMFTMVLVTFSVILSVVVLNLHHRSPHTHQMPLWVRQVRRSPLQPVLTLNPSIWLFVQVSLLPPTDFNLPFHRPEGELQLLIFIHKLPPYLGLKRPKPEKDQIPEPPPIPLRDSPGSGWGRGTDEYFIRKPPNDFLFPKPNRFQPELSAPDLRRFTDGPSRAVGLPPELREVVSSISYIAQQLQEQEDHDALKEDWQFVAMVVDRLFLWTFIIFTSVGTLVIFLDATYHLPPPDPFP, translated from the exons ATGAGCACAAAGGTCTACTTAGACCTG GAGTGGACTGACTACAGGCTGAGCTGGGACCCTGAGGAGCACGAGGGCATCGATTCACTCCGCATCACTGCCGAATCCGTGTGGCTACCAGACGTGGTGCTCCTAAACAA CAACGACGGAAATTTTGATGTTGCTCTGGACATCAGCGTCGTGGTGTCCTCCGACGGCTCCGTGCGCTGGCAGCCCCCGGGCATCTATCGCAGCAGCTGCAGCATCCAG AACTGCACCATGGTGTTCAGTTCCTATAGCTATGACAGCTCAGAAGTCAGTCTGCAGACCGGCTTGGGTCCCGATGGGCAGGAGCGGCAGGAAGTGCACATTCATGAAGGCACCTTTATTG AGAATGGTCAATGGGAGATTATTCACAAGCCTTCTCGGCTAATCCAGCCTCCAGTGGATCCTAGGGGAGGCGGGGAAAGACGGCGTGAAGCAGTCACCTTCTACCTCATCATTCGCCGGAAGCCTCTCTTTTACCTGGTCAACGTCATTGCCCCATGCATCCTCATCACTCTTCTGGCCATCTTCGTCTTCtacctgccaccagatgcag GAGAGAAGATGGGGCTCTCGATCTTTGCCCTGCTGACCCTTACTgtgttcctgctgctgctggcaGACAAAGTGCCTGAGACCTCCCTGTCTGTCCCCATCATTATCAAATACCTCATGTTTACCATGGTCCTCGTCACCTTCTCAGTCATCCTTAGCGTCGTAGTCCTCAACCTGCACCATCGCTCACCCCACACCCATCAAATGCCCCTTTGGGTCCGTCAGGTAAGAAGATCTCCTCTCCAACCTGTGTTAACTCTCAATCCTAGTATTTGGCTTTTTGTCCAGGTATCGCTCCTCCCTCCCACCGACTTCAACCTTCCCTTTCACAGACCTGAGGGAGAACTACAACTCCTG ATCTTTATCCACAAACTCCCTCCATATCTGGGTCTGAAGAGACCCAAACCTGAGAAAGACCAGATACCGGAGCCACCTCCTATACCTCTCAGGGATTCTCCAGGAAGTGGCTGGGGTCGGGGAACAGATGAATATTTCATCCGCAAGCCACCAAATGATTTTCTCTTCCCCAAACCCAACAG GTTCCAGCCTGAACTGTCTGCCCCGGACCTGCGGCGATTTACCGATGGTCCAAGCCGGGCTGTGGGCCTGCCTCCCGAGCTACGGGAGGTCGTTTCCTCAATCAGCTACATCGCTCAACAGCTGCAGGAACAGGAGGACCACGACGCG CTGAAGGAGGACTGGCAGTTTGTGGCCATGGTGGTGGACCGCCTCTTCCTGTGGACCTTCATCATCTTCACGAGCGTCGGGACCCTCGTCATCTTTCTGGACGCCACGTACCATTTGCCCCCTCCCGACCCCTTTCCTTGA
- the CHRNB1 gene encoding acetylcholine receptor subunit beta isoform X1, translated as MSTKVYLDLEWTDYRLSWDPEEHEGIDSLRITAESVWLPDVVLLNNNDGNFDVALDISVVVSSDGSVRWQPPGIYRSSCSIQVTYFPFDWQNCTMVFSSYSYDSSEVSLQTGLGPDGQERQEVHIHEGTFIENGQWEIIHKPSRLIQPPVDPRGGGERRREAVTFYLIIRRKPLFYLVNVIAPCILITLLAIFVFYLPPDAGEKMGLSIFALLTLTVFLLLLADKVPETSLSVPIIIKYLMFTMVLVTFSVILSVVVLNLHHRSPHTHQMPLWVRQVRRSPLQPVLTLNPSIWLFVQVSLLPPTDFNLPFHRPEGELQLLIFIHKLPPYLGLKRPKPEKDQIPEPPPIPLRDSPGSGWGRGTDEYFIRKPPNDFLFPKPNRFQPELSAPDLRRFTDGPSRAVGLPPELREVVSSISYIAQQLQEQEDHDALKEDWQFVAMVVDRLFLWTFIIFTSVGTLVIFLDATYHLPPPDPFP; from the exons ATGAGCACAAAGGTCTACTTAGACCTG GAGTGGACTGACTACAGGCTGAGCTGGGACCCTGAGGAGCACGAGGGCATCGATTCACTCCGCATCACTGCCGAATCCGTGTGGCTACCAGACGTGGTGCTCCTAAACAA CAACGACGGAAATTTTGATGTTGCTCTGGACATCAGCGTCGTGGTGTCCTCCGACGGCTCCGTGCGCTGGCAGCCCCCGGGCATCTATCGCAGCAGCTGCAGCATCCAG GTCACCTACTTCCCCTTTGACTGGCAGAACTGCACCATGGTGTTCAGTTCCTATAGCTATGACAGCTCAGAAGTCAGTCTGCAGACCGGCTTGGGTCCCGATGGGCAGGAGCGGCAGGAAGTGCACATTCATGAAGGCACCTTTATTG AGAATGGTCAATGGGAGATTATTCACAAGCCTTCTCGGCTAATCCAGCCTCCAGTGGATCCTAGGGGAGGCGGGGAAAGACGGCGTGAAGCAGTCACCTTCTACCTCATCATTCGCCGGAAGCCTCTCTTTTACCTGGTCAACGTCATTGCCCCATGCATCCTCATCACTCTTCTGGCCATCTTCGTCTTCtacctgccaccagatgcag GAGAGAAGATGGGGCTCTCGATCTTTGCCCTGCTGACCCTTACTgtgttcctgctgctgctggcaGACAAAGTGCCTGAGACCTCCCTGTCTGTCCCCATCATTATCAAATACCTCATGTTTACCATGGTCCTCGTCACCTTCTCAGTCATCCTTAGCGTCGTAGTCCTCAACCTGCACCATCGCTCACCCCACACCCATCAAATGCCCCTTTGGGTCCGTCAGGTAAGAAGATCTCCTCTCCAACCTGTGTTAACTCTCAATCCTAGTATTTGGCTTTTTGTCCAGGTATCGCTCCTCCCTCCCACCGACTTCAACCTTCCCTTTCACAGACCTGAGGGAGAACTACAACTCCTG ATCTTTATCCACAAACTCCCTCCATATCTGGGTCTGAAGAGACCCAAACCTGAGAAAGACCAGATACCGGAGCCACCTCCTATACCTCTCAGGGATTCTCCAGGAAGTGGCTGGGGTCGGGGAACAGATGAATATTTCATCCGCAAGCCACCAAATGATTTTCTCTTCCCCAAACCCAACAG GTTCCAGCCTGAACTGTCTGCCCCGGACCTGCGGCGATTTACCGATGGTCCAAGCCGGGCTGTGGGCCTGCCTCCCGAGCTACGGGAGGTCGTTTCCTCAATCAGCTACATCGCTCAACAGCTGCAGGAACAGGAGGACCACGACGCG CTGAAGGAGGACTGGCAGTTTGTGGCCATGGTGGTGGACCGCCTCTTCCTGTGGACCTTCATCATCTTCACGAGCGTCGGGACCCTCGTCATCTTTCTGGACGCCACGTACCATTTGCCCCCTCCCGACCCCTTTCCTTGA
- the CHRNB1 gene encoding acetylcholine receptor subunit beta isoform X3, translated as MSTKVYLDLEWTDYRLSWDPEEHEGIDSLRITAESVWLPDVVLLNNNDGNFDVALDISVVVSSDGSVRWQPPGIYRSSCSIQVTYFPFDWQNCTMVFSSYSYDSSEVSLQTGLGPDGQERQEVHIHEGTFIENGQWEIIHKPSRLIQPPVDPRGGGERRREAVTFYLIIRRKPLFYLVNVIAPCILITLLAIFVFYLPPDAGEKMGLSIFALLTLTVFLLLLADKVPETSLSVPIIIKYLMFTMVLVTFSVILSVVVLNLHHRSPHTHQMPLWVRQIFIHKLPPYLGLKRPKPEKDQIPEPPPIPLRDSPGSGWGRGTDEYFIRKPPNDFLFPKPNRFQPELSAPDLRRFTDGPSRAVGLPPELREVVSSISYIAQQLQEQEDHDALKEDWQFVAMVVDRLFLWTFIIFTSVGTLVIFLDATYHLPPPDPFP; from the exons ATGAGCACAAAGGTCTACTTAGACCTG GAGTGGACTGACTACAGGCTGAGCTGGGACCCTGAGGAGCACGAGGGCATCGATTCACTCCGCATCACTGCCGAATCCGTGTGGCTACCAGACGTGGTGCTCCTAAACAA CAACGACGGAAATTTTGATGTTGCTCTGGACATCAGCGTCGTGGTGTCCTCCGACGGCTCCGTGCGCTGGCAGCCCCCGGGCATCTATCGCAGCAGCTGCAGCATCCAG GTCACCTACTTCCCCTTTGACTGGCAGAACTGCACCATGGTGTTCAGTTCCTATAGCTATGACAGCTCAGAAGTCAGTCTGCAGACCGGCTTGGGTCCCGATGGGCAGGAGCGGCAGGAAGTGCACATTCATGAAGGCACCTTTATTG AGAATGGTCAATGGGAGATTATTCACAAGCCTTCTCGGCTAATCCAGCCTCCAGTGGATCCTAGGGGAGGCGGGGAAAGACGGCGTGAAGCAGTCACCTTCTACCTCATCATTCGCCGGAAGCCTCTCTTTTACCTGGTCAACGTCATTGCCCCATGCATCCTCATCACTCTTCTGGCCATCTTCGTCTTCtacctgccaccagatgcag GAGAGAAGATGGGGCTCTCGATCTTTGCCCTGCTGACCCTTACTgtgttcctgctgctgctggcaGACAAAGTGCCTGAGACCTCCCTGTCTGTCCCCATCATTATCAAATACCTCATGTTTACCATGGTCCTCGTCACCTTCTCAGTCATCCTTAGCGTCGTAGTCCTCAACCTGCACCATCGCTCACCCCACACCCATCAAATGCCCCTTTGGGTCCGTCAG ATCTTTATCCACAAACTCCCTCCATATCTGGGTCTGAAGAGACCCAAACCTGAGAAAGACCAGATACCGGAGCCACCTCCTATACCTCTCAGGGATTCTCCAGGAAGTGGCTGGGGTCGGGGAACAGATGAATATTTCATCCGCAAGCCACCAAATGATTTTCTCTTCCCCAAACCCAACAG GTTCCAGCCTGAACTGTCTGCCCCGGACCTGCGGCGATTTACCGATGGTCCAAGCCGGGCTGTGGGCCTGCCTCCCGAGCTACGGGAGGTCGTTTCCTCAATCAGCTACATCGCTCAACAGCTGCAGGAACAGGAGGACCACGACGCG CTGAAGGAGGACTGGCAGTTTGTGGCCATGGTGGTGGACCGCCTCTTCCTGTGGACCTTCATCATCTTCACGAGCGTCGGGACCCTCGTCATCTTTCTGGACGCCACGTACCATTTGCCCCCTCCCGACCCCTTTCCTTGA
- the CHRNB1 gene encoding acetylcholine receptor subunit beta isoform X4 codes for MVFSSYSYDSSEVSLQTGLGPDGQERQEVHIHEGTFIENGQWEIIHKPSRLIQPPVDPRGGGERRREAVTFYLIIRRKPLFYLVNVIAPCILITLLAIFVFYLPPDAGEKMGLSIFALLTLTVFLLLLADKVPETSLSVPIIIKYLMFTMVLVTFSVILSVVVLNLHHRSPHTHQMPLWVRQVRRSPLQPVLTLNPSIWLFVQVSLLPPTDFNLPFHRPEGELQLLIFIHKLPPYLGLKRPKPEKDQIPEPPPIPLRDSPGSGWGRGTDEYFIRKPPNDFLFPKPNRFQPELSAPDLRRFTDGPSRAVGLPPELREVVSSISYIAQQLQEQEDHDALKEDWQFVAMVVDRLFLWTFIIFTSVGTLVIFLDATYHLPPPDPFP; via the exons ATGGTGTTCAGTTCCTATAGCTATGACAGCTCAGAAGTCAGTCTGCAGACCGGCTTGGGTCCCGATGGGCAGGAGCGGCAGGAAGTGCACATTCATGAAGGCACCTTTATTG AGAATGGTCAATGGGAGATTATTCACAAGCCTTCTCGGCTAATCCAGCCTCCAGTGGATCCTAGGGGAGGCGGGGAAAGACGGCGTGAAGCAGTCACCTTCTACCTCATCATTCGCCGGAAGCCTCTCTTTTACCTGGTCAACGTCATTGCCCCATGCATCCTCATCACTCTTCTGGCCATCTTCGTCTTCtacctgccaccagatgcag GAGAGAAGATGGGGCTCTCGATCTTTGCCCTGCTGACCCTTACTgtgttcctgctgctgctggcaGACAAAGTGCCTGAGACCTCCCTGTCTGTCCCCATCATTATCAAATACCTCATGTTTACCATGGTCCTCGTCACCTTCTCAGTCATCCTTAGCGTCGTAGTCCTCAACCTGCACCATCGCTCACCCCACACCCATCAAATGCCCCTTTGGGTCCGTCAGGTAAGAAGATCTCCTCTCCAACCTGTGTTAACTCTCAATCCTAGTATTTGGCTTTTTGTCCAGGTATCGCTCCTCCCTCCCACCGACTTCAACCTTCCCTTTCACAGACCTGAGGGAGAACTACAACTCCTG ATCTTTATCCACAAACTCCCTCCATATCTGGGTCTGAAGAGACCCAAACCTGAGAAAGACCAGATACCGGAGCCACCTCCTATACCTCTCAGGGATTCTCCAGGAAGTGGCTGGGGTCGGGGAACAGATGAATATTTCATCCGCAAGCCACCAAATGATTTTCTCTTCCCCAAACCCAACAG GTTCCAGCCTGAACTGTCTGCCCCGGACCTGCGGCGATTTACCGATGGTCCAAGCCGGGCTGTGGGCCTGCCTCCCGAGCTACGGGAGGTCGTTTCCTCAATCAGCTACATCGCTCAACAGCTGCAGGAACAGGAGGACCACGACGCG CTGAAGGAGGACTGGCAGTTTGTGGCCATGGTGGTGGACCGCCTCTTCCTGTGGACCTTCATCATCTTCACGAGCGTCGGGACCCTCGTCATCTTTCTGGACGCCACGTACCATTTGCCCCCTCCCGACCCCTTTCCTTGA